A window of the Haloquadratum walsbyi C23 genome harbors these coding sequences:
- the aroA gene encoding 3-phosphoshikimate 1-carboxyvinyltransferase: protein MDVSISRSRVRGRVRAPPSKSYTHRAILAAGYGDSATIIDPLISADTQATMRAIEAFGGTVEHVDEDHIEITGFNGRPRTPTDIINCENSGTTTRLVAACGALADGLCVLTGDESLRSRPHGPLLEAIETLDGRGESTRRNGQAPLIVGDAFQGGSVAIPGDISSQYITALLMAGAVTADGIDITLETELKSAPYVDITIELLSAFDVTVERTADGFAVPGGQSYTPTDGTYVVPGDFSSISYLLAAGAVAATTDGAVIIEGAHQSAQGDSAIVEIIQSMGGQVAWDRNAGELTVPAASLTGITVDVGNMPDLLPTIATLGAIADGDTVINNCEHVRYKETDRVSAMATELGAMGASVTEKQDRLTIHGGETTLSGTHVEGHGDHRIVMSLAIAALAAEGETTISDSEDVDVSFPSFFESLSALGASVQVHK from the coding sequence ATGGACGTTAGTATCTCACGTTCACGGGTTCGCGGACGAGTTCGTGCACCTCCATCGAAAAGTTATACACATCGGGCTATCCTTGCCGCAGGATATGGCGATAGTGCAACTATTATTGACCCATTAATCAGTGCAGACACACAAGCAACAATGCGTGCAATTGAGGCATTTGGTGGGACTGTTGAGCATGTAGATGAAGATCACATTGAGATCACTGGATTTAATGGGCGCCCAAGAACCCCAACAGATATTATCAACTGTGAAAACTCAGGTACAACGACACGACTTGTTGCTGCCTGCGGTGCGCTTGCGGATGGGTTGTGTGTCCTTACTGGTGATGAATCCCTTCGGTCACGTCCACATGGTCCGCTGCTTGAGGCTATTGAAACGCTCGATGGGCGTGGAGAGTCAACCAGACGGAATGGACAAGCGCCACTCATCGTCGGCGATGCATTTCAGGGTGGCTCAGTTGCCATTCCTGGCGACATCTCATCACAGTATATCACTGCGTTATTAATGGCAGGTGCTGTGACCGCGGATGGCATCGATATCACTCTTGAGACCGAGCTAAAATCTGCCCCATACGTTGATATTACGATTGAATTGCTATCAGCGTTCGATGTGACAGTTGAGCGAACTGCTGATGGATTTGCGGTTCCTGGTGGGCAGTCATACACACCGACTGATGGCACCTATGTGGTTCCCGGTGATTTTTCATCAATATCATATCTACTAGCTGCTGGTGCTGTCGCCGCCACAACAGATGGTGCTGTTATTATTGAAGGCGCTCACCAAAGCGCACAGGGTGATAGTGCAATTGTTGAGATTATTCAATCAATGGGTGGACAAGTTGCATGGGATCGTAACGCTGGTGAACTTACTGTTCCAGCAGCGTCGTTAACTGGAATTACCGTTGATGTTGGCAATATGCCAGACCTTCTCCCGACGATTGCGACACTTGGTGCCATTGCTGACGGCGACACGGTAATTAATAATTGCGAACATGTTCGATATAAAGAGACAGACCGCGTCAGTGCAATGGCAACCGAACTTGGCGCGATGGGAGCTTCAGTAACAGAAAAACAGGATCGATTGACTATCCATGGTGGTGAAACGACGCTTTCTGGAACGCACGTTGAGGGACATGGAGACCACCGAATTGTCATGTCACTGGCGATTGCTGCGCTCGCCGCAGAGGGTGAGACGACAATCAGCGATAGCGAAGATGTTGATGTATCATTTCCATCATTTTTTGAATCATTATCAGCCCTTGGAGCTAGCGTCCAAGTACATAAATAG
- a CDS encoding DNA polymerase Y family protein: MRGETLPGTDNSTNTPDQIILHVDMDCFYASCERLREPALRDVPVVIGMGYEPGETFGAVATASYEAREYGIESAQPISHALERLPRADVDEPNGADDTDTESNPSGYYRSVDLDFYQSVAAEVKDILHDCADVVREVSIDEAYLDITDRTAWQQTESGDRTLAEGYARYVKQRIMRTVGVPVSVGVAPNMSAAKIASDHQKPDGLVVIEPGSVASFLSPLPVESIHGVGPVTADRLSELEVRTAGDLATADRKRLTEVLDSRAETLSKRAMGNDNREVTPTGKPQSLSRESAFAAATEDEAQKRDAISGLAVDVAARANQRGALYQTIGIKIVIPPYEVRTRERSLSGPIEDADLVIDVACELLSEFEEEAARKIGVRVSNLSFAAADQAQLDAREWDSDRSCVPTAPVDDAQDDNNTKDINEYPHRSYSSGQVSLGEFGTEHD, encoded by the coding sequence ATGCGTGGTGAAACGCTCCCTGGTACTGATAATTCTACAAACACGCCTGATCAGATTATTCTCCACGTCGATATGGACTGTTTTTATGCGTCCTGTGAGCGTCTTCGTGAACCAGCGTTGAGGGATGTCCCTGTTGTTATCGGGATGGGGTATGAACCAGGAGAGACATTTGGCGCCGTTGCAACAGCAAGTTACGAAGCGCGTGAATACGGTATTGAAAGCGCACAACCGATATCTCACGCGCTTGAACGACTACCGCGTGCAGATGTTGATGAGCCTAATGGTGCCGATGATACCGACACAGAGTCAAATCCATCCGGATATTATCGATCAGTTGATCTTGATTTCTATCAATCGGTGGCAGCAGAAGTTAAAGATATTCTACATGATTGCGCAGATGTAGTCCGCGAGGTAAGTATTGACGAGGCGTATCTCGACATTACCGACCGGACAGCCTGGCAGCAAACTGAGAGCGGTGACCGAACGCTTGCAGAGGGATACGCACGGTATGTCAAACAGCGGATTATGCGGACGGTGGGCGTTCCAGTAAGCGTTGGTGTTGCTCCGAATATGTCAGCAGCAAAAATTGCATCTGATCATCAGAAGCCTGATGGGCTCGTCGTTATTGAGCCGGGCTCTGTCGCATCATTTTTGAGTCCACTTCCTGTTGAGTCTATCCATGGTGTTGGTCCCGTAACGGCGGATCGACTGAGCGAGTTAGAGGTTCGAACAGCTGGGGACCTTGCGACGGCAGATCGAAAGCGCTTGACAGAAGTTCTTGATTCACGTGCAGAAACGTTATCGAAGCGTGCGATGGGTAATGATAATCGTGAGGTAACACCAACAGGGAAGCCACAGAGTCTTTCGCGAGAGTCAGCCTTTGCAGCGGCGACTGAGGATGAGGCACAGAAACGTGATGCTATCAGTGGACTCGCAGTTGATGTTGCGGCAAGAGCTAATCAACGGGGTGCGCTATATCAAACGATTGGAATCAAGATTGTTATTCCTCCATATGAAGTGCGCACCCGAGAGCGGTCATTATCGGGTCCAATTGAGGATGCAGATCTTGTCATTGATGTCGCCTGTGAACTCCTTTCAGAATTCGAAGAGGAGGCTGCCCGAAAAATCGGTGTTCGGGTCTCAAATCTTTCATTCGCTGCCGCCGACCAAGCACAACTCGATGCACGCGAATGGGATAGTGACCGTTCATGCGTCCCAACTGCGCCAGTTGACGACGCTCAAGACGATAATAACACCAAAGATATTAATGAATACCCACATCGGTCATATAGCAGTGGACAAGTATCATTAGGGGAATTTGGCACTGAACATGACTAA
- the tpiA gene encoding triose-phosphate isomerase yields the protein MFILINLKAYPCDPLEIANAARDVADDSGVRVAVSPQAADIARVSDTGVETWAQHVSPNNYGSYTGSTLAEAVANAGATGTLINHSERRLTLADIDTAVNAASRVDLDTCVCANNPAQIGAVTALSPDSVAVEPPALIGGDASVATADPDIVSNAVESTNSIDKTVDVYCGAGISAGNDVIAARDLGASGILLASGVAKADNPRKALEDLVAPI from the coding sequence ATGTTTATCTTAATCAATCTCAAGGCATACCCGTGTGACCCACTCGAAATCGCGAACGCAGCTCGAGATGTTGCTGATGATTCCGGAGTTCGTGTTGCCGTATCACCACAGGCAGCCGATATTGCGCGTGTCTCGGATACCGGTGTCGAGACATGGGCACAGCATGTTAGCCCAAATAACTACGGGAGTTACACTGGTAGTACACTTGCGGAGGCTGTTGCAAACGCCGGAGCAACTGGAACACTAATCAATCACTCCGAGCGGCGACTCACACTTGCTGATATTGATACAGCCGTCAACGCAGCATCGCGTGTTGATCTTGATACGTGCGTCTGTGCGAACAACCCAGCACAGATTGGGGCAGTGACAGCACTTAGTCCAGACAGCGTCGCTGTTGAACCACCAGCGCTCATTGGTGGAGATGCATCCGTTGCAACAGCTGATCCGGATATTGTCTCCAATGCTGTTGAGTCAACAAATAGTATTGATAAAACAGTTGATGTCTACTGTGGAGCCGGAATATCTGCTGGTAATGATGTTATCGCTGCTCGTGATCTCGGTGCAAGTGGTATTCTGCTTGCATCTGGGGTTGCAAAGGCAGATAATCCTCGAAAAGCACTTGAAGACCTCGTAGCTCCCATATAA
- a CDS encoding multiprotein bridging factor aMBF1, which produces MPQCEMCGSDQSSLTTVKVEGAELELCGDCKEFGTEVRTESSSSTSTKYSTSSSNSDESSTNSTGSTTSSASQSGGSPRRDMFDNMDEIAADYDNRIRQARESRSLSQEDLADSLNEKASLIRKLERSDILPSDDVREKLERRLDISLVEGTDTDEDEWSGGSSTTTTLGDVVKRKD; this is translated from the coding sequence ATGCCTCAGTGCGAGATGTGTGGTAGTGACCAATCGTCACTAACGACAGTTAAAGTCGAAGGGGCCGAACTCGAACTCTGCGGTGATTGCAAGGAGTTCGGGACCGAGGTCCGCACTGAGTCGAGTTCATCTACCTCGACAAAGTACTCAACATCAAGTTCAAACTCTGATGAGTCGAGCACAAATTCGACTGGGAGTACGACCTCATCGGCCTCACAAAGCGGCGGGTCTCCACGCCGCGATATGTTCGACAATATGGATGAGATTGCCGCGGACTATGATAACCGGATACGCCAAGCTCGTGAGTCACGAAGTCTGAGCCAAGAAGATCTTGCCGACTCATTAAATGAGAAAGCAAGTCTGATTCGGAAGCTTGAACGAAGTGATATTCTTCCATCCGATGACGTCCGTGAGAAACTAGAACGACGGCTTGATATCTCACTTGTTGAAGGAACAGACACCGACGAAGATGAGTGGTCAGGTGGCTCTTCAACAACAACGACTCTTGGTGATGTAGTCAAACGAAAGGATTGA
- a CDS encoding CDP-alcohol phosphatidyltransferase family protein, whose product MTLDQYRAVADRLLDPFVDVVDRLGVSPNGVSLIAFGFAVGAGGAFGIATATTYVLGAVCVFWNGWLDLVDGALARERGVSSEDGDLLDHVLDRYADIAMLIGLAAGSDAYALGFVAVTGVLMTSYLGTQIQAVGLGREYGGLVGRADRLALIGITGVLAAVTTLPTVPTYYLNLSVVGWLLLFFAIVGHLTAIQRFYRAWSDL is encoded by the coding sequence ATGACACTTGATCAATACCGTGCAGTTGCAGACAGATTGCTTGACCCATTCGTTGACGTTGTCGATCGACTTGGGGTATCACCAAACGGTGTCAGCCTTATTGCGTTTGGATTTGCTGTTGGTGCTGGCGGAGCGTTCGGAATCGCGACCGCAACTACATATGTTCTCGGTGCTGTATGTGTATTCTGGAATGGATGGCTTGATCTTGTTGATGGAGCGCTTGCACGCGAGCGCGGGGTCTCCTCGGAGGATGGTGATCTTCTTGATCATGTGCTTGATCGGTATGCGGATATTGCGATGCTTATCGGACTTGCTGCTGGTTCCGACGCTTACGCACTCGGATTCGTGGCAGTCACCGGTGTCTTGATGACATCATATCTTGGAACCCAAATCCAAGCCGTCGGATTAGGTCGTGAATATGGGGGACTTGTTGGGCGAGCGGATCGACTTGCGTTGATCGGGATTACAGGTGTGCTTGCTGCTGTGACAACACTCCCAACCGTACCAACATATTATCTTAATCTCAGTGTTGTTGGCTGGCTATTGCTTTTCTTTGCGATTGTCGGTCATTTGACGGCTATCCAGCGATTTTACCGTGCATGGAGTGACCTCTAG
- a CDS encoding adenylate kinase family protein — protein sequence MTQSRLAVTGTPGTGKTTATEHADTSVTHLNDIIHESEAEFTTARDQERDSLVVDLEAVSTWLGDWDGIIESHLAHYFDVDGVVVLRCHPEELECRLRESNESAASIKENLESEALDLILSEAVHHHGKEHVWEIDTTNRSPDEVADEIMDIYNGDRSPRVGIIDFTPAL from the coding sequence ATGACACAGTCACGCCTCGCGGTCACGGGGACGCCTGGCACTGGTAAGACAACTGCTACTGAGCACGCTGATACGTCTGTCACGCACCTAAATGATATTATCCATGAGAGCGAGGCAGAATTCACGACAGCACGTGATCAAGAACGCGATTCACTTGTGGTTGATCTTGAGGCAGTTAGCACGTGGCTTGGTGATTGGGATGGTATCATTGAATCACATCTGGCTCATTATTTTGATGTTGATGGCGTTGTTGTCCTCCGATGTCACCCTGAAGAGCTTGAATGCCGCCTCCGGGAGTCCAATGAGTCAGCAGCATCAATAAAGGAGAATCTTGAAAGTGAGGCACTTGATCTCATCCTTTCAGAAGCTGTCCATCATCATGGCAAAGAGCATGTCTGGGAGATAGATACGACTAACCGGTCACCTGATGAAGTCGCCGATGAAATAATGGATATATATAATGGGGACCGGTCTCCACGTGTCGGCATTATCGATTTTACTCCTGCATTATAA
- the hisC gene encoding histidinol-phosphate transaminase has product MQPRDLSAHEPYVPGRGTKEVARELEVDPDSLIKLSSNENPHGPSPAAVDAIADTAETVNTYPKSSHTDLTARIADYWGLSPEQIWLSPGADGAIDYLSRAFLTPGDTMLISDPGFSYYPMSARYHHGSIRTYPVSKEQDFQQRASDILTQYDDERLLYVTTPHNPSGSELPIPEITALAEGVDDQTLIVIDEAYGEYSNNPSAIKLIQEYDNIAVLRTFSKAYGLAGLRIGYAAVPESWADAYARINTPFAANKTACQAALAAIEDQSHVEHSIETARWAREHYREELDARTWPSGGNFVLCEVGDGNAVAEAAKQEGVIIRDTTSFGLPECVRISCGTREQTKRAVDIISAVIEDVETAATATESGVETEVGRP; this is encoded by the coding sequence ATGCAACCGAGAGATCTCTCCGCGCACGAGCCATATGTCCCTGGGCGAGGGACGAAAGAGGTGGCTCGTGAGCTTGAGGTTGATCCCGATTCGCTGATCAAACTCTCTTCAAATGAAAATCCGCATGGACCAAGCCCAGCCGCTGTTGATGCGATTGCGGATACCGCGGAGACTGTTAATACATACCCAAAGAGTTCACACACTGACCTTACAGCACGGATTGCAGATTATTGGGGACTCTCTCCTGAACAAATCTGGTTAAGTCCCGGGGCTGATGGGGCGATTGATTACTTATCACGAGCGTTTTTGACCCCTGGTGATACAATGCTTATCTCCGACCCGGGCTTTTCATACTATCCAATGTCAGCACGGTATCACCACGGGAGTATCAGAACATATCCGGTTTCAAAGGAGCAAGACTTCCAACAGCGCGCAAGCGATATTCTCACACAATATGATGATGAGCGGCTACTATATGTCACAACGCCGCATAATCCATCGGGATCAGAGCTACCGATTCCGGAGATTACTGCACTAGCTGAGGGCGTTGACGACCAGACGCTCATTGTCATTGATGAAGCATACGGGGAATACAGCAATAATCCATCAGCAATCAAGCTTATTCAGGAGTATGATAATATCGCCGTTCTTCGAACATTTTCAAAGGCATATGGACTTGCTGGATTACGAATTGGTTATGCAGCAGTCCCCGAATCGTGGGCTGATGCGTACGCGCGAATAAATACACCATTTGCTGCGAACAAGACTGCCTGTCAAGCCGCACTTGCTGCAATTGAAGATCAATCACACGTTGAGCACTCGATTGAAACTGCTCGATGGGCACGTGAGCACTACCGTGAGGAACTTGATGCCCGAACATGGCCATCTGGTGGGAACTTTGTCTTATGTGAAGTTGGTGATGGAAATGCTGTTGCTGAAGCTGCGAAACAGGAAGGTGTCATTATTCGTGACACAACAAGTTTCGGACTGCCAGAATGCGTCCGGATTTCGTGTGGGACACGCGAGCAAACTAAAAGAGCCGTCGATATCATCTCAGCGGTCATCGAAGACGTTGAAACAGCAGCGACGGCTACCGAGTCAGGTGTCGAAACGGAGGTAGGGCGACCATGA
- a CDS encoding GMC family oxidoreductase has protein sequence MNSPAATSAISNNDSDDNAQDRTPSEQADVCIVGAGPAGALIAYRLANQDLDVVILEAGPEFSDADRLTQQEQHIRPGMSDPWKMGGQRDAYTTAGRGYPLNAARVKGVGGSTLHWQGMVMRLHERDFEMKSRYDVGVDWPIDYTDLRPYYAAAESALGVAGAMDNPYAPPRETSHPLPAFPPSHSDSLFAPACETLGIDMHSVPNARNSERYDGRAACQGYGTCKPVCPSGAKYTAESHIQKARSAGAHIIDQAPVQRLVHGDTGKAVKKAVYMTPDGTEYHQSAQRFVLACGGVENARLLLLSQSDQHPDGLANTSGAVGRFFTDHLFAGVGGQLDEPTRQNHVGFNTSECHQFYDDTSPVEGIKLEFLNYAGPSPVNKALTADTWGDELLEQLQASYGNHIAVGGLVEQLPHASNRITLNHSETDTHGNPVPHVEWSIDERTSRAIRRANNIQRRILETLGASIEWTVGPDSTGPAYHQMGTTRMGTNPNQSVVNADCRTHELSNLWVVGSSVFPTGGAMNPTLTIAALSLRAADAIFDTL, from the coding sequence ATGAATAGCCCAGCAGCCACATCTGCGATATCAAATAACGATAGTGACGATAATGCACAAGATCGGACACCAAGTGAGCAAGCCGACGTCTGTATTGTCGGTGCAGGACCAGCGGGTGCACTCATTGCATATCGGCTTGCAAATCAAGATTTGGACGTTGTGATTCTCGAGGCAGGTCCGGAGTTCTCAGATGCAGACCGTCTCACTCAACAAGAGCAACATATTCGACCAGGAATGAGTGACCCATGGAAAATGGGTGGCCAACGTGACGCGTACACGACAGCAGGACGCGGCTATCCATTGAATGCAGCGCGTGTGAAAGGTGTTGGAGGGTCGACTCTCCACTGGCAGGGAATGGTTATGCGACTACATGAACGAGACTTCGAGATGAAGAGTCGATATGACGTTGGGGTGGATTGGCCGATTGATTACACTGATCTCCGCCCATATTATGCTGCTGCGGAGTCAGCACTTGGCGTTGCTGGTGCAATGGACAATCCGTATGCGCCGCCGCGTGAGACATCACATCCGCTTCCAGCATTTCCACCCTCTCACTCGGATTCACTTTTTGCCCCAGCCTGTGAGACACTTGGAATTGACATGCACTCAGTGCCAAATGCTCGAAATTCAGAACGATATGATGGACGAGCAGCATGTCAGGGATATGGAACGTGTAAACCGGTCTGTCCGTCAGGTGCAAAATATACTGCTGAGTCTCATATTCAAAAAGCACGATCAGCAGGCGCTCATATTATTGATCAAGCCCCGGTTCAGCGACTTGTGCATGGTGATACCGGTAAGGCAGTTAAAAAAGCAGTCTATATGACCCCAGACGGAACTGAGTATCACCAGTCTGCACAGCGATTTGTCCTTGCTTGTGGTGGTGTTGAGAACGCACGACTGCTGCTATTATCGCAATCTGATCAGCACCCGGATGGACTCGCTAATACGTCTGGCGCTGTTGGTCGATTCTTCACAGATCATCTTTTCGCTGGAGTTGGTGGTCAGCTTGATGAACCAACACGACAGAATCACGTTGGGTTCAATACGAGTGAGTGTCATCAATTTTATGACGATACGTCTCCGGTCGAGGGAATTAAACTTGAATTCCTCAACTATGCAGGTCCATCACCTGTCAATAAAGCACTTACAGCCGATACGTGGGGTGATGAACTACTTGAACAGTTGCAGGCATCATACGGGAACCACATTGCTGTTGGTGGGCTCGTTGAACAGTTACCTCACGCATCGAATCGGATTACACTGAATCACTCAGAGACTGATACTCATGGAAATCCCGTTCCACACGTTGAGTGGTCAATCGATGAACGAACCAGCCGTGCAATCCGTCGGGCGAATAATATCCAGCGACGAATTCTTGAAACACTCGGGGCATCGATTGAATGGACTGTTGGACCAGACTCAACAGGACCAGCGTATCATCAAATGGGGACGACGCGGATGGGCACAAATCCGAATCAAAGTGTTGTTAACGCTGACTGCCGCACCCATGAGTTGTCAAATCTCTGGGTTGTTGGCTCCTCAGTGTTCCCGACAGGCGGTGCGATGAATCCCACTCTGACAATCGCAGCATTGTCATTACGAGCAGCCGATGCCATTTTTGACACATTGTAA
- a CDS encoding twin-arginine translocation signal domain-containing protein has translation MELTRRDVIAALTAAGISVGAGAMSIELTDFGGSSGKSASNTVSPVTNQGSTATEGLSEAVIDLLDAVAAVIYPSTVENRREFVARYTQARTANRPAYREGMVDAAVELDAVARDWYDTPYAAVSSSTADTLLDNLGVDTADPIDDGTISEQIRFYLIDDLLYALYTTPTGGSLVGIENPVGHPGGIKSYQRPGINTDSNQQSNE, from the coding sequence GTGGAACTGACTCGACGCGATGTAATTGCTGCACTGACAGCTGCTGGCATTAGTGTTGGAGCCGGTGCTATGTCGATTGAACTGACTGACTTTGGCGGTTCATCCGGTAAGTCAGCATCGAATACCGTATCACCGGTGACAAATCAAGGTAGTACAGCCACTGAGGGGCTTAGTGAAGCAGTCATTGATTTACTTGATGCGGTTGCAGCCGTCATATATCCAAGCACTGTTGAGAATCGGCGTGAGTTTGTTGCACGATATACACAAGCACGGACAGCTAATCGCCCAGCATATCGCGAGGGGATGGTCGATGCAGCAGTTGAACTTGACGCGGTTGCCCGTGATTGGTATGATACCCCATATGCCGCAGTAAGTTCATCGACTGCAGATACGCTTCTTGATAATCTTGGAGTCGACACAGCCGACCCAATCGATGATGGAACAATCTCTGAACAGATTCGATTTTATCTTATTGATGATCTTCTGTATGCACTTTATACGACACCGACAGGAGGGAGTCTTGTTGGTATTGAGAATCCCGTAGGACACCCTGGTGGTATCAAAAGCTATCAACGTCCTGGAATAAACACCGATTCAAATCAACAATCAAATGAATAG